One Henriciella litoralis genomic window carries:
- a CDS encoding DUF2336 domain-containing protein, with amino-acid sequence MAELNNIIENIDEAQKLPVNGRARRMLLRRLIDFVALPATAVAPQDRCMGGDILLEMLFYASVEDREFCARRLQVTREAPRRLMRYLAMNDFQVARHVLEDNEGFDAGDLIEFVDNTTTDHRLLIAKRKRVGPSVSERLCEREEPSVLKALLLNPGSSISEAGMDKLVRHSRKIEGLPGLLIKRLEIIPSQAMAMFWWSSGATRRVILQRQAADRTELVDLCADVFAVAAEEKWADEVARKTLQLIERRQRNRAAIEKSPYDSLEHAIEVAAERGLDPELAQEIGFLAGVKPVTIAKILSDQGGEGLAVLCKATGLKRPYLTMLWQALRRPLELENGEPHPQFAYMKETYELLAVAKAQTTLRYWNWSLSSSFSPRKPNTSEVDATEASNETRFSASQRTARLVFGR; translated from the coding sequence ATGGCTGAACTCAACAATATTATTGAGAATATCGACGAGGCACAAAAGCTTCCTGTGAACGGTCGTGCGCGTCGCATGCTGCTGCGTCGTCTGATCGATTTCGTCGCGCTGCCCGCGACCGCAGTTGCGCCGCAAGATCGTTGTATGGGCGGCGATATCCTTCTGGAAATGCTGTTTTACGCGTCGGTTGAAGATCGCGAATTCTGTGCGCGACGCCTTCAGGTCACGCGGGAAGCGCCGCGTCGGCTCATGCGTTACCTCGCCATGAATGATTTTCAGGTCGCCCGGCACGTGCTGGAGGACAATGAAGGCTTCGATGCTGGCGACCTGATCGAGTTTGTCGACAACACCACGACCGACCACCGCTTGCTGATCGCCAAGCGCAAGCGGGTCGGTCCAAGTGTATCAGAGCGCCTGTGTGAACGTGAGGAGCCATCGGTGTTGAAAGCTTTGCTTCTCAATCCCGGTTCGAGCATCTCTGAAGCGGGCATGGACAAGCTTGTCCGTCACTCCCGGAAAATTGAGGGACTACCGGGTCTTCTCATCAAGCGGCTCGAAATCATTCCCAGCCAGGCGATGGCGATGTTCTGGTGGTCGAGTGGCGCAACACGGCGTGTGATCCTTCAGCGTCAGGCTGCGGACCGGACCGAACTTGTCGATCTTTGCGCGGATGTGTTTGCGGTGGCTGCTGAGGAGAAATGGGCCGATGAGGTTGCTCGCAAGACGCTCCAACTGATTGAGCGGCGTCAGAGAAACCGGGCCGCCATAGAAAAAAGCCCCTATGACAGCCTCGAGCACGCCATTGAAGTTGCGGCAGAGCGCGGCCTCGACCCGGAGCTGGCACAGGAAATCGGTTTTCTGGCGGGCGTCAAACCCGTCACCATCGCCAAGATACTGAGTGACCAGGGCGGGGAAGGTCTGGCTGTCCTGTGCAAGGCAACCGGCCTGAAACGTCCTTATCTGACCATGCTCTGGCAGGCCTTGCGCCGTCCGCTTGAGCTTGAGAATGGCGAACCACATCCTCAGTTTGCGTACATGAAAGAGACCTATGAGTTGCTGGCAGTGGCGAAGGCACAGACCACGCTGCGCTACTGGAACTGGTCACTTTCCTCGTCCTTCTCGCCGCGTAAACCCAACACTAGCGAAGTAGATGCAACAGAAGCGTCCAATGAAACGCGCTTTTCTGCTTCACAGCGGACAGCGCGACTGGTTTTCGGTCGATAG
- a CDS encoding sterol desaturase family protein: MPEFPSPTTLAAPAFVLAVIWEWWAVHTGRAGGKYETRDAITSMAMGIGNLVVNTLTGAIALWMMMLAWPFRIAEIPVTWWSLILLFVLYDLIYYWKHRFAHRIRWFWMEHVTHHSSRHYNLTTALRQPWFGPFTGYIWIGLPLVLIGFHPLYIFFAGGLNLLYQFWIHTETIGRMPGWFEAVMNTPSHHRVHHGINPRYLDTNYAGVFIVWDKMFGTFVPELESDPPVYGIVKQLETHNPLVVAFHEAGGLARDCWRDGLRPDRWVRRFINGPGWQPNGEHTRSDELKAAYIAEHPDQAGTPGLPKV; the protein is encoded by the coding sequence ATGCCTGAGTTCCCGTCGCCAACAACGCTTGCCGCGCCGGCCTTTGTGCTGGCCGTCATCTGGGAATGGTGGGCTGTTCACACGGGCCGCGCGGGCGGAAAGTATGAAACGCGCGATGCGATCACCTCGATGGCGATGGGGATCGGCAATCTGGTGGTCAACACGCTAACCGGCGCGATTGCGCTCTGGATGATGATGCTGGCCTGGCCTTTCCGCATTGCGGAGATACCTGTGACCTGGTGGAGCCTTATCCTCCTCTTCGTACTCTATGATCTGATCTACTACTGGAAGCATCGTTTTGCTCACCGGATCAGATGGTTCTGGATGGAGCATGTGACGCACCATTCCTCGCGCCATTACAATCTGACGACGGCGCTGCGCCAGCCATGGTTCGGGCCGTTCACGGGCTATATCTGGATCGGGCTGCCGCTGGTTCTGATCGGCTTCCATCCGCTTTACATCTTCTTTGCTGGTGGGCTGAACCTCCTCTATCAATTCTGGATCCATACGGAGACCATTGGCCGGATGCCGGGCTGGTTTGAGGCTGTGATGAACACGCCTTCGCATCACCGCGTCCATCACGGCATCAACCCGCGTTATCTCGACACCAATTATGCTGGCGTTTTCATCGTGTGGGACAAAATGTTCGGCACCTTCGTCCCCGAGCTTGAGAGCGACCCGCCCGTCTATGGCATCGTCAAACAGCTTGAGACCCACAATCCGCTGGTCGTCGCCTTTCATGAGGCTGGCGGCCTCGCCCGTGACTGCTGGCGCGACGGCCTTCGGCCCGACCGCTGGGTCCGTCGCTTCATTAACGGCCCCGGCTGGCAGCCCAATGGTGAGCACACTCGCTCAGATGAGCTGAAGGCCGCCTATATCGCCGAACACCCCGATCAGGCCGGAACGCCGGGTCTGCCGAAAGTCTGA
- a CDS encoding monovalent cation/H+ antiporter complex subunit F: protein MTGVAAIALVVAIGLMLIRALLGPTLYDRVLAVNSLGTKIVLFIGILGFVLGRPDFLDIAVLYALINFVSTIAILKFFRYRSFQVPLLRRPVPRSTDQGSDDV from the coding sequence ATGACGGGAGTAGCTGCAATTGCGCTTGTCGTAGCGATTGGCCTGATGCTGATCCGCGCCTTGCTTGGCCCGACGCTTTATGACCGGGTGCTGGCGGTCAATTCGCTCGGCACAAAGATCGTGCTGTTTATCGGCATTCTGGGCTTCGTTCTGGGTCGTCCGGATTTTCTCGACATTGCGGTCCTCTACGCCCTCATCAATTTCGTCTCGACCATCGCGATCCTGAAATTCTTCCGCTACCGCTCTTTCCAGGTGCCTTTGCTGCGCCGACCGGTGCCACGTTCCACAGATCAGGGGAGTGATGATGTCTGA
- the mnhG gene encoding monovalent cation/H(+) antiporter subunit G, with protein MSDFLHILMVIKPIIGGLLCLAGAALAVIGTVGVLRFPDFYTRLHAASITDTGAVTLALLGMAFLAPSWLIVFKLAAIWLFIFLTGPTGSHALANAAHTAGLQPVTGRLRSEDGEGEDLS; from the coding sequence ATGTCTGATTTTCTCCACATCCTGATGGTGATCAAGCCGATTATCGGTGGTTTGCTGTGTCTTGCCGGGGCCGCGCTCGCCGTGATCGGTACGGTTGGCGTGCTGCGCTTTCCAGATTTCTATACCCGTCTGCACGCAGCCAGCATCACCGATACCGGGGCTGTGACGCTGGCGCTGCTGGGCATGGCGTTTCTCGCGCCAAGCTGGCTCATCGTGTTCAAGCTGGCCGCGATCTGGCTGTTTATTTTTCTGACCGGGCCAACCGGCTCGCACGCGCTGGCAAATGCGGCGCATACTGCTGGGCTTCAGCCTGTGACGGGCCGGCTCCGCAGCGAGGATGGTGAAGGGGAGGACCTGTCATGA
- a CDS encoding Na+/H+ antiporter subunit E, translating into MGYFLGLIVVLVALWLGLSGIYTGMMLTLGAISVVIVVILAARLETVDREGAPYLRLFQIFRYWAWLLVEIAKANWPVIKACVGANLDINPALVKVKTRCESDLAKTIFANSITLTPGTVTIEVEGDKLLVHALYEESAAPEAFHEMDERSWAAADGGQKKKATA; encoded by the coding sequence GTGGGATATTTTCTGGGGCTGATCGTAGTGCTGGTCGCACTCTGGCTCGGTCTTTCGGGCATCTACACGGGCATGATGCTGACCCTGGGCGCGATTTCGGTCGTCATCGTCGTGATTCTCGCCGCCCGCCTGGAAACGGTAGACCGCGAAGGCGCGCCATACCTGCGGTTATTCCAGATCTTCCGCTATTGGGCTTGGCTGCTTGTCGAGATTGCCAAGGCGAACTGGCCGGTCATCAAGGCATGTGTCGGCGCAAATCTGGATATCAATCCGGCGCTTGTTAAAGTGAAGACCCGCTGTGAGAGCGACCTGGCCAAAACCATCTTCGCCAATTCCATCACGCTGACACCCGGCACGGTGACGATTGAGGTGGAGGGCGACAAGCTCCTCGTCCACGCGCTTTACGAAGAATCAGCCGCTCCGGAAGCTTTCCATGAGATGGATGAGCGGTCCTGGGCGGCGGCTGACGGTGGCCAGAAGAAGAAGGCAACAGCATGA
- a CDS encoding Na(+)/H(+) antiporter subunit B yields MANSRTDHHVVLRVVAKPLIPIIALFALYVQFHGDYSPGGGFQAGVILAVAVILYALIFGIAPAMRAVPPVFARFLSAFGFILYAGVGVWALIMGGNYLDYNVLFNEPPGGHHGQHYGILIVELGVLFAVAGSMLSIFYAFAGRVTEIKDEDW; encoded by the coding sequence ATGGCCAATAGCCGTACCGATCATCACGTTGTCCTGCGCGTTGTCGCAAAGCCATTGATCCCGATCATCGCGCTGTTCGCGCTCTATGTTCAGTTCCATGGCGACTATTCGCCGGGGGGCGGCTTTCAGGCTGGCGTCATCCTCGCTGTTGCGGTGATTCTATACGCACTGATTTTTGGAATTGCGCCGGCTATGCGCGCGGTTCCGCCAGTGTTCGCCCGCTTTCTGTCCGCCTTCGGGTTCATCCTGTATGCGGGCGTTGGTGTCTGGGCGCTCATCATGGGCGGCAACTATCTCGACTATAATGTCCTGTTCAACGAACCGCCGGGCGGCCACCATGGTCAGCACTACGGAATTTTGATTGTCGAACTGGGCGTGCTGTTTGCGGTCGCCGGGTCGATGCTGTCGATCTTTTATGCGTTCGCTGGCCGTGTCACCGAGATCAAGGACGAGGACTGGTAA
- a CDS encoding MFS transporter, whose amino-acid sequence MNEEDPSLEELEENRTEQVKSPVSGLDSATGAGASLELTARNLFNRRTHRRVKSELPAYLMIQCSWFTAFGLQMVLFPYLITNRLGLGGTELGLANMALSAPSVIFLLLGGVIAERASGKSLLFILHLMAAVPAAGLAIVLTTGNLMYWYMILYGAAMGTVGAFMMPARDSIINEVVERRARVGSGVTLQQGVAFATIAQFAAQIAGLIAGGYADKMTTMPTWLGGFSVGPIPSWELLAFQSIIVALGAGFALFLARGRRVKTGRSGVGAAFGDIREGFHVVFNDGKLWGMTVLMFGVGIFVIGSFLVVLPIINRDIYGLSSDGIRDMFVTFWLGAFVSSVTLSVFRNIKRQGRLLLVAQLLGSLAILIMLAKPPHYVFLMIVFAWGLAGGVSIAMSRSIVQDAAPKNQLARVLSIYQLGFMAGAPFGAALMGWIIDFFPEQPQRVAVVPALGMTVLIIYMMLRTPIWNMKNVVPSKA is encoded by the coding sequence ATGAATGAAGAAGACCCATCGCTTGAAGAGCTGGAAGAGAACCGCACAGAGCAGGTGAAGTCACCGGTTAGCGGTCTCGACAGCGCGACCGGGGCTGGAGCCTCCCTCGAGCTGACCGCTCGTAACCTGTTCAACCGTCGAACGCACCGGCGGGTAAAGTCCGAACTTCCAGCTTATCTGATGATCCAGTGCAGCTGGTTCACGGCCTTCGGCCTGCAGATGGTCCTCTTCCCCTACCTCATCACAAACAGGTTGGGGCTTGGCGGGACGGAGCTGGGCCTTGCGAATATGGCGCTCTCTGCGCCGTCGGTCATTTTTCTCCTGCTTGGCGGCGTCATTGCGGAACGGGCCTCCGGCAAATCGCTTCTGTTTATCCTGCATCTGATGGCGGCCGTGCCGGCGGCGGGGCTCGCGATTGTCCTGACGACGGGCAATCTGATGTACTGGTATATGATCCTTTATGGCGCGGCGATGGGCACGGTTGGCGCGTTCATGATGCCTGCGCGCGATTCGATCATCAATGAAGTCGTCGAACGGCGGGCCCGCGTCGGCTCTGGCGTAACGCTACAACAAGGCGTTGCCTTCGCCACAATCGCCCAGTTTGCCGCGCAGATCGCCGGCCTGATCGCCGGCGGATATGCCGACAAGATGACGACAATGCCAACCTGGCTGGGCGGCTTTTCCGTCGGCCCGATTCCGAGTTGGGAACTGTTGGCGTTTCAGTCGATCATTGTCGCGCTCGGCGCGGGCTTTGCGCTGTTCCTGGCCAGGGGTCGTCGGGTCAAGACGGGGCGCTCTGGCGTGGGGGCCGCGTTCGGCGACATTCGCGAGGGGTTCCACGTCGTGTTTAATGACGGCAAGCTCTGGGGCATGACGGTGCTGATGTTCGGCGTTGGTATTTTCGTCATCGGATCGTTTCTTGTCGTTCTGCCGATCATCAACCGCGATATCTATGGGCTGTCCTCGGATGGCATCCGGGACATGTTCGTGACGTTCTGGCTCGGCGCGTTCGTCTCGTCGGTCACCCTGTCTGTTTTCCGCAATATCAAGCGACAGGGCCGCCTGCTTCTGGTCGCGCAGCTTCTTGGCTCACTCGCCATCCTGATCATGCTGGCGAAGCCGCCCCATTATGTGTTCCTGATGATCGTGTTCGCCTGGGGTCTGGCGGGCGGTGTGTCCATCGCGATGAGCCGTTCGATTGTGCAGGATGCGGCGCCGAAGAACCAGCTTGCCCGCGTCCTCTCGATCTATCAGCTCGGCTTCATGGCGGGCGCCCCGTTTGGGGCCGCGCTCATGGGCTGGATCATCGACTTTTTCCCGGAGCAGCCGCAGCGTGTCGCCGTGGTGCCCGCGCTCGGCATGACGGTGCTCATCATTTACATGATGCTGCGCACGCCGATCTGGAACATGAAGAATGTGGTCCCCAGCAAGGCCTAG
- a CDS encoding Xaa-Pro dipeptidase has protein sequence MKLHTSLIAALAITTISPVTAAAQSVYLTAGKLIDPVSGQTVSDPAMVIEDGVVTERGTASSLSAPDGATTIDLGDATLMPGFIDMHTHLTGDPTTGGYASLAISDERAAITGVKNARLTLLAGFTTVRNVGADSYGDVALRDAINDGEVPGPRMFVSGLPVGITGGHCSDNNLLPDEYESFGENVAAGPWEMRDRVRKNIKYGVDLIKTCSTGGVFSKGTTLGAQQGTIEELTAIVEEAHARGLKVASHAHGTQGIKNALIAGVDTVEHASILDDEAIQMAKDRGTYFSMDIYNTEYTLAEGEKNGVLPESMDKERQISQLQRDSFRKATNAGVKMVFGSDSGVYPHGDNGNQFSRMVTYGMTPMQALQAATSSAAEALGKTGQLGCADVGCAADFVAVSGDPIEDMQILADVDFVMKGGEVYKQDGKPLAK, from the coding sequence ATGAAGCTGCACACCTCGCTCATCGCCGCGCTTGCAATCACAACCATTTCGCCTGTGACCGCGGCGGCGCAGTCGGTCTATCTGACGGCTGGCAAGCTGATCGATCCGGTATCCGGGCAGACGGTGAGCGATCCTGCCATGGTCATCGAAGATGGCGTCGTGACAGAGCGCGGAACGGCGAGCAGCCTGAGCGCTCCGGACGGCGCGACGACCATCGATCTTGGTGATGCGACGCTGATGCCCGGCTTCATCGACATGCACACGCACCTCACCGGTGATCCGACGACGGGCGGCTATGCCTCGCTCGCCATCTCCGATGAGCGTGCGGCCATCACTGGCGTCAAGAATGCGCGGCTGACGCTGCTCGCGGGTTTCACCACGGTGCGCAATGTCGGCGCCGACAGCTATGGTGATGTCGCGCTGCGCGATGCGATTAATGACGGCGAGGTGCCGGGCCCGCGCATGTTTGTATCTGGACTTCCGGTTGGCATTACGGGTGGGCATTGCTCCGATAATAATCTGCTGCCTGATGAGTACGAAAGTTTTGGCGAGAACGTCGCGGCCGGGCCGTGGGAGATGCGGGACCGGGTTCGCAAGAACATCAAATACGGTGTCGACCTGATCAAGACGTGCTCGACGGGCGGCGTCTTCTCCAAGGGCACGACGCTGGGCGCGCAGCAGGGCACGATTGAGGAACTGACGGCCATCGTCGAGGAAGCCCATGCGCGCGGCCTCAAGGTTGCCTCTCACGCCCATGGCACCCAGGGCATCAAGAACGCGCTCATCGCCGGGGTCGATACGGTCGAGCATGCGAGCATTCTGGACGATGAAGCCATTCAGATGGCGAAGGATCGCGGCACGTATTTCTCCATGGATATCTACAACACTGAATACACGCTGGCCGAAGGCGAGAAGAATGGGGTGCTACCGGAGTCGATGGACAAGGAGCGCCAGATTTCCCAGCTGCAGCGCGACAGTTTTCGCAAGGCGACGAATGCCGGCGTGAAGATGGTCTTCGGCTCTGACTCTGGGGTTTACCCGCACGGCGACAATGGCAACCAGTTCTCCCGGATGGTGACGTATGGGATGACGCCGATGCAGGCCCTGCAGGCGGCGACCTCCTCGGCGGCCGAAGCGCTCGGCAAGACCGGGCAGCTTGGCTGCGCCGATGTCGGCTGCGCGGCGGACTTCGTTGCGGTGAGCGGTGACCCGATTGAGGACATGCAGATCCTTGCAGATGTCGACTTTGTGATGAAGGGCGGCGAGGTCTATAAGCAAGACGGAAAACCCCTCGCCAAATAG
- a CDS encoding DUF4040 domain-containing protein, with translation MSGYEGADLAIALINVLLLGLLFVVGVAIARMRSLFAIVMLSGIYSLISATWFVALDAVDVAFTEAAVGAGISTALLLGAMLLTSRTAKVVPRARQIVPLLVVIATGAMLIYASIDLPAFGDPDSPANTYVGTDYIERTPQDIGVPNIVTAVLASYRGFDTLGETGVVFSAALAVILLLGFGERSLSATMRKKKGEG, from the coding sequence ATGAGCGGATATGAGGGCGCCGATCTCGCCATTGCCCTGATCAATGTGCTTCTGCTCGGCCTGCTATTCGTCGTCGGTGTTGCAATCGCGCGGATGCGCAGCCTGTTTGCCATTGTGATGCTGTCGGGCATCTATTCCCTGATCTCGGCGACCTGGTTCGTTGCGCTGGATGCGGTGGATGTGGCCTTCACAGAAGCCGCCGTCGGCGCCGGCATTTCCACGGCGCTATTGCTTGGGGCGATGCTTTTGACGTCTCGCACGGCGAAGGTCGTGCCGCGGGCCCGCCAGATCGTGCCACTTCTCGTCGTCATCGCGACCGGCGCCATGCTGATTTATGCATCGATTGACCTGCCGGCCTTCGGTGACCCTGACAGCCCGGCGAATACCTATGTCGGCACCGATTATATCGAGCGGACACCGCAGGATATTGGCGTTCCAAACATCGTGACCGCTGTCCTCGCCAGCTATCGGGGCTTTGATACGCTCGGGGAGACAGGCGTGGTGTTTTCCGCGGCGCTGGCGGTCATCCTGCTGCTTGGCTTCGGTGAGCGGTCACTCTCGGCGACGATGCGCAAGAAGAAAGGTGAAGGCTGA
- a CDS encoding crotonase/enoyl-CoA hydratase family protein, producing MASKGNFEQIKLDVENSVATITLYRPEKMNAFTGKMMQELISAFDMTDADDDVKVVIVTGDGERAFCAGADLSEGAKTFDYDARSSSGEAGRTERVDVQRDGGGRVTLRIFESLKPVIGAINGAAVGIGVTMQLPMDIRIASDNARFGFVFNRRGINPEAASSWFLPRLVGISQALEWCYTGRVFPASEALAGGLVSEVVPQADLMKRANELAREIADNTAPVSNALTRQMMWRMLGASSPMDAHIVDSAAIYERGQSPDAKEGVMSFLEKRPAEYTVKVSEGMPTFFPWWDEKDFKWISKKGS from the coding sequence ATGGCTTCAAAAGGTAATTTCGAACAGATCAAGCTCGACGTGGAGAACAGCGTCGCAACGATCACGCTCTACCGTCCGGAAAAGATGAACGCCTTCACCGGCAAGATGATGCAGGAGCTGATCTCTGCTTTCGACATGACCGATGCCGATGATGACGTGAAAGTCGTGATCGTCACTGGTGACGGCGAACGCGCCTTCTGCGCCGGCGCTGACCTTTCCGAAGGTGCCAAGACATTCGACTACGATGCCCGTTCATCCTCCGGCGAAGCTGGCCGCACCGAGCGCGTCGACGTACAGCGGGACGGCGGTGGCCGCGTGACCCTTCGTATCTTCGAAAGCCTGAAGCCGGTCATCGGCGCGATCAATGGCGCGGCTGTCGGTATTGGTGTGACGATGCAGCTGCCAATGGATATCCGCATCGCGTCGGACAATGCCCGCTTCGGCTTCGTCTTCAATCGCCGCGGCATTAATCCGGAAGCGGCCTCAAGCTGGTTCCTCCCGCGTCTCGTCGGTATCTCCCAGGCGCTGGAATGGTGCTATACAGGCCGCGTCTTCCCGGCATCCGAAGCGCTCGCTGGCGGTCTCGTTTCTGAAGTTGTGCCGCAGGCGGACCTGATGAAGCGCGCCAATGAGCTCGCGCGTGAAATCGCTGACAACACAGCGCCTGTGTCCAACGCGCTCACCCGTCAGATGATGTGGCGGATGCTCGGCGCTTCCAGCCCGATGGACGCGCACATCGTGGACTCTGCCGCCATCTATGAGCGCGGCCAGTCACCGGATGCAAAAGAAGGCGTGATGAGCTTCCTCGAGAAGCGTCCTGCCGAATACACGGTCAAAGTCTCCGAGGGCATGCCGACCTTCTTCCCATGGTGGGATGAGAAGGACTTCAAGTGGATTTCCAAGAAGGGCAGCTGA
- a CDS encoding cation:proton antiporter subunit C, with translation MLEFVLERGNYWAIIGLMMIGLYTLFEASNMIKKLVGLSVFQTSIILFYITLSRIDGGTAPILFGADAKGHGGDHAEEGALSKAVDATHAATDATHGAADAAHGAASAAHHGMEHVYSNPLPHVLMLTAIVVGVATLAVGLAIVVRIREAYGSIENDEIREIDLEVARAEYAKDHPDEATPA, from the coding sequence ATGCTCGAATTTGTTCTTGAGCGCGGCAATTACTGGGCGATCATCGGCTTGATGATGATCGGCCTGTATACGCTGTTTGAAGCGTCAAACATGATCAAGAAGCTGGTTGGGCTTTCGGTCTTCCAGACCTCGATCATCCTTTTCTACATCACGCTGAGCCGCATTGATGGTGGGACGGCGCCAATCCTGTTTGGCGCCGATGCCAAGGGGCATGGCGGTGATCACGCTGAAGAGGGCGCCTTAAGCAAAGCTGTTGATGCGACCCACGCCGCCACGGACGCGACCCATGGCGCCGCCGATGCAGCGCATGGGGCAGCATCTGCGGCGCATCACGGCATGGAACACGTCTACTCAAACCCGCTCCCACACGTCCTGATGCTGACGGCGATCGTTGTTGGCGTTGCGACCCTCGCTGTGGGGCTGGCCATCGTGGTTCGTATCCGCGAAGCGTATGGCAGCATCGAAAATGACGAGATCCGCGAAATCGATCTCGAAGTTGCGCGCGCCGAGTACGCTAAGGATCACCCTGACGAGGCGACACCAGCATGA
- a CDS encoding vWA domain-containing protein, with protein MTSKTLMLAAASAIALASNATAQDATSEDPGAVMVVLDASGSMWGQVDGLTKIEIARSTLSSTLEDFSPDTELGLIAYGHRRKGDCSDIETLVEPAIGTVGEVVSSASSLNPKGMTPLTDAVRKAAEVMRIKERKATIVLLTDGLETCNADPCALGRELEASGVDFTTHVIGFGLTKDEGRQVSCLAAETGGRYFDASNAEDLGKALDQTVLQPEDIALDSPVERDAPPVTLEAPDEVAMGTSFEVTWSNTDAPGPKDYIDVMETGTNRTTAEASYTYVSEGSPLTIRAPARPGSYNVRYVSEGESVSDRLVAASRPLTVTELATFVSAPATAKAGEGIIVVWAGPAGEGDYVDVIEAGATRTNSEINYFYTTDASPSTLWMPVTPGEYQIRYVMEGPEGRVVQYKTTIDVTDAEAVLQASSSVAAGETFTVEWEGPGSPGDYVDVVPAGYEETYGELAYAYTADGDVLEITAPSEPGNYELRYILEGGNEGRVVVTSQPLTIR; from the coding sequence ATGACATCGAAAACACTGATGCTGGCAGCTGCCAGCGCCATTGCGCTTGCGTCAAACGCGACCGCGCAGGATGCAACTTCAGAAGATCCGGGCGCCGTAATGGTCGTCCTGGATGCGTCGGGCTCCATGTGGGGGCAGGTCGACGGTCTGACCAAGATTGAGATTGCCCGCTCGACGCTCTCCTCCACGCTGGAAGACTTCTCGCCCGATACCGAGCTGGGCCTGATCGCCTATGGCCACCGGCGCAAGGGCGATTGCAGCGATATCGAAACGCTGGTCGAACCGGCGATCGGCACGGTCGGGGAGGTGGTCTCCTCGGCGAGCTCGCTTAATCCGAAAGGCATGACGCCGCTTACCGACGCCGTTCGCAAGGCCGCTGAAGTCATGCGGATCAAGGAACGCAAGGCGACCATCGTCTTGCTGACCGATGGCCTTGAGACCTGCAACGCCGACCCATGCGCGCTCGGACGCGAACTGGAAGCCTCGGGTGTCGATTTTACCACGCATGTGATCGGCTTCGGCCTGACCAAGGATGAAGGCCGCCAGGTCTCCTGTCTCGCGGCTGAAACGGGCGGGCGCTATTTTGATGCGTCGAATGCCGAAGACTTGGGTAAGGCCCTCGACCAGACGGTATTGCAACCTGAAGACATTGCCCTCGACTCACCGGTTGAACGCGATGCCCCGCCGGTGACCCTTGAAGCGCCCGATGAAGTGGCAATGGGTACGAGTTTCGAGGTGACCTGGTCCAACACCGACGCGCCGGGTCCGAAGGACTATATCGACGTTATGGAGACCGGCACAAACCGGACGACCGCTGAAGCCTCTTACACATATGTCAGCGAAGGCTCACCGCTCACCATCCGCGCGCCTGCGCGCCCCGGTAGCTATAATGTCCGCTATGTTTCTGAAGGTGAGAGCGTCAGCGACCGGCTCGTCGCCGCCTCGCGCCCGCTCACAGTTACCGAACTTGCGACCTTCGTCTCGGCCCCCGCAACCGCGAAAGCGGGTGAGGGCATCATCGTTGTCTGGGCCGGTCCAGCCGGTGAGGGTGATTATGTCGACGTGATCGAGGCGGGTGCGACTCGCACCAATTCCGAAATCAACTATTTCTACACAACCGATGCCAGCCCATCGACGCTGTGGATGCCGGTCACCCCCGGCGAATATCAGATCCGCTACGTCATGGAGGGGCCGGAAGGGCGCGTTGTCCAGTACAAGACAACAATTGACGTCACCGACGCTGAGGCGGTGCTGCAGGCATCGTCGAGCGTAGCGGCCGGTGAGACCTTTACCGTGGAGTGGGAAGGCCCCGGCTCGCCAGGCGACTATGTCGATGTCGTTCCGGCTGGTTATGAGGAGACATATGGAGAGCTGGCCTATGCCTATACGGCCGACGGCGACGTTCTCGAAATCACCGCTCCGTCTGAGCCTGGCAATTACGAGCTTCGCTATATCCTCGAAGGCGGGAATGAAGGCCGGGTCGTCGTGACGAGCCAGCCGCTTACCATTCGCTAG